In Podospora pseudoanserina strain CBS 124.78 chromosome 5, whole genome shotgun sequence, a single window of DNA contains:
- the PRA1 gene encoding Prenylated Rab acceptor protein 1 (EggNog:ENOG503NVTQ; COG:S): MRSSTLLTLLTAAAAVSASPLGRQEITTTTTTIISNTGSSSTTPAFPIHSSCNSTLSHQLTRAFDETVTLASVARDHLLEHGQSSPFVKKYFGPNSTTIAPLGVLSRVASAARGKMLFRCDDPDRNCATQEGWAGHWRGSNATQETVICDLSFAPGKRRWLDQVCGLGYTVKEGATNLFWATDLLHRTFHVPQVTEDAVHHYADGWDEVLGMAEGGDERSGFDSDALIYFAVDVYAYEVAEPGRGCGGYEMGN, encoded by the coding sequence atgcGCTCCTCcactctcctcaccctcctcaccgcagccgccgccgtctcAGCCTCCCCCTTGGGCCGCCAggagatcaccaccaccaccaccaccatcatctccaacaccggctcctcctccaccacccccgccttccCAATCCATTCGAGCTGCAactccaccctctcccaccagcTCACCCGCGCCTTTGACGAGACcgtcaccctcgcctccgTCGCCCGCGATCATCTCCTCGAGCACGGGCAGTCATCCCCCTTTGTCAAGAAGTACTTCGGgcccaactccaccaccatcgccccccTAGGGGTCCTCTCCCGCGTCGCCTCCGCCGCGAGAGGGAAAATGCTCTTCCGCTGCGACGACCCAGACCGGAATTGCGCCACCCAAGAAGGCTGGGCCGGCCACTGGCGCGGTTCCAACGCTACGCAAGAAACCGTCATCTGCGACTTGTCTTTTGCCCCGGGGAAGAGAAGGTGGCTGGATCAGGTCTGCGGGTTGGGGTACACCGTCAAGGAGGGGGCCACCAACCTGTTCTGGGCTACCGATTTGCTTCACCGGACTTTTCACGTCCCTCAGGTGACCGAGGATGCGGTGCACCATTATGCTGATGGGTGGGATGAGGTCCTGGGCATGgccgaggggggggatgagaggAGTGGGTTTGATAGTGATGCGTTGATTTATTTCGCGGTTGATGTTTATGCGTATGAGGTTGCTgagccggggagggggtgtgggggGTATGAGATGGGGAATTGA
- a CDS encoding hypothetical protein (EggNog:ENOG503NXJW; COG:Q) yields MLEQLSGLMEAAPPLPVVVLACLGVYLSGVSLSRLYLSPLSRFPGPNLAALTGWYEFYYDIIKDGQFCLKVQKLHEEYGPIIRINPLELHASDPVLFSQIYSSGVKHRIEKYAWSQQGLRLIDNSHILTESHELHKLRRKPLATFFSSRNTDNMEPIIWQISQ; encoded by the exons ATGCTGGAGCAACTCAGTGGTTTGATGGAGGCAGCCCCGCCACTACCAGTCGTTGTGCTAGCTTGCCTCGGGGTTTACCTCAGTGGCGTGTCATTATCCCGACTTTACCTTTCCCCGCTTTCCCGTTTTCCAGGCCCCAATCTTGCAGCACTCACGGGTTGGTACGAGTTTTACTACGACATCATTAAAGACGGCCAATTCTGCTTGAAGGTACAGAAGCTGCATGAAGAATATG GCCCCATCATCAGGATCAACCCCTTGGAGCTCCATGCCAGCGACCCAGTGTTGTTTTCTCAGATCTACTCATCTGGTGTCAAGCATCGTATCGAGAAATATGCCTGGTCTCAGCAAGGGCTGCGTTTGATTGACAACTCCCACATTCTGACCGAGTCACATGAGCTACACAAACTGCGACGAAAGCCTCTTGCGACATTCTTCTCTTCAAGAAACACCGATAATATGGAGCCGATTATTTGGCAGATCTCACAGTGA
- a CDS encoding hypothetical protein (EggNog:ENOG503NXJW; COG:Q), with translation MTFSDPIWTKQETPVWIKLNKAEYLKACVKEGLRLFFGALRGSARRNLVAPIVYKDWVIPFGTPVGMSAWMLNTDPEVYPDPLAFRPERWLPGNHKPEMDRNFASLGRGSRTCLGIHLVYVFMRHLLVAMFGPGDRPELTLYETEESDVATTVSGLSGLAKRGARGLRVVVEWMSAC, from the exons ATGACCTTCTCGGACCCGATATGGACAAAGCAGGAGACGCCGGTTTGGATAAAGCTCAACAAAGCAGAGTATCTCAAGGCTTGTGTCAAGGAAGGACTTCG CCTCTTCTTCGGAGCCCTGCGCGGGTCAGCCAGACGAAACCTCGTCGCCCCGATCGTATACAAAGACTGGGTTATCCCCTTCGGTACACCAGTGGGCATGTCTGCCTGGATGTTGAACACCGATCCTGAGGTCTATCCTGATCCTCTCGCCTTCCGCCCAGAGCGGTGGTTACCAGGGAATCACAAGCCGGAAATGGACAGGAATTTTGCAAGCTTGGGTAGGGGGTCCAGGACATGTTTGGGGATTCATCTGGTTTATGTCTTCATGAGACATCTCCTGGTTGCAATGTTCGGACCGGGGGATCGGCCGGAACTGACGTTGTATGAGACGGAGGAGTCGGATGTTGCCACCACAGTCTCTGGGCTTTCGGGGTTGGCGAAGAGGGGGGCtagggggttgagggtggttgtGGAGTGGATGAGTGCTTGTTAA
- a CDS encoding hypothetical protein (EggNog:ENOG503NXJW; COG:Q) codes for MEDLFTVVSADPMAAVSFDDAVDLTETDELQLRGSIYSALQTVARVSAWLNHFSWVTGLINAIPTTLLLRLAPAMATNNRLYLLVKKQFDSSRAARISTSKTTVTTSDDELTDELLSPDTKLIAHLLNSNLPPHERTPERVCAELLTIFMATIFNIPRVMMVTTYHILANSDIK; via the exons ATGGAAGACCTGTTTACGGTCGTATCCGCTGATCCGATGGCCGCTGTCAGTTTTGATGATGCGGTAGATTTGACGGAGACTGATGAACTACAACTTCGGGGCTCAAT CTACTCAGCCCTCCAAACAGTGGCTCGGGTTTCGGCTTGGTTGAATCATTTCTCCTGGGTTACGGGTCTAATCAACGCCATCCCCACAACTCTCCTCTTGCGGCTGGCCCCGGCGATGGCAACGAATAATCGCTTGTATTTG CTCGTTAAAAAGCAATTTGACTCCTCCCGTGCCGCGCGCATCTCGACGTCCAAGACCACTGTCACCACCTCAGACGACGAATTGACAGACGAACTTCTCAGTCCCGACACCAAGCTCATTGCCCATCTTCTGAATAGCAACCTACCCCCACACGAAAGGACTCCCGAGAGGGTCTGCGCGGAGCTCCTCACAATATTCATGGCGACCATCTTCAACATACCACGGGTAATGATGGTGACTACATATCATATCTTGGCCAATTCAGACATCAAGTAG